The Drosophila bipectinata strain 14024-0381.07 chromosome 2L, DbipHiC1v2, whole genome shotgun sequence genome has a segment encoding these proteins:
- the Mhc gene encoding myosin heavy chain, muscle isoform X6, with product MPKPAPNLEDEDPTPYLFVSLEQRRIDQSKPYDSKKNCWIPDEKEGYLLGEIKATKGDIVSVGLPGGETRDLKKDLLQQVNPPKYEKAEDMSNLTYLNDASVLHNLRQRYYNKLIYTYSGLFCVAINPYKRYPVYTNRCAKMYRGKRRNEVPPHIFAISDGAYVDMLTNHVNQSMLITGESGAGKTENTKKVIAYFATVGASTKKDESQKNKGSLEDQVVQTNPVLEAFGNAKTVRNDNSSRFGKFIRIHFGPTGKLAGADIETYLLEKARVISQQSLERSYHIFYQIMSGSVAGVKDICLLTDNIYDYHIVSQGKVTVPSIDDAEEFSLTDQAFDILGFTKQEKEDVYRITAAVMHMGGMKFKQRGREEQAEQDGEEEGGRVSKLFGCDTAELYKNLLKPRIKVGNEFVTQGRNVQQVTNSIGALCKGVFDRLFKWLVKKCNETLDTQQKRQHFIGVLDIAGFEIFDYNGFEQLCINFTNEKLQQFFNHHMFVLEQEEYKREGIDWAFIDFGMDLLACIDLIEKPMGILSILEEESMFPKATDQTFSEKLTNTHLGKSAPFQKPKPPKPGQQAAHFAIGHYAGVVAYNITGWLEKNKDPLNDTVVDQFKKSQNKLLIEIFADHAGQSGGGEQAKGGRGKKGGGFATVSSAYKEQLNSLMTTLRSTQPHFVRCIIPNEMKQPGLVDAHLVMHQLTCNGVLEGIRICRKGFPNRMVYPDFKMRYMILAPAIMAAEKVAKTAAGKCLEAVGLDPDMYRIGHTKVFFRAGVLGQMEEFRDERLGKIMSWMQAWARGYLSRKGFKKLQEQRVALKVVQRNLRKYLQLRTWPWYKLWQKVKPLLNVSRIEDEIARLEEKAKKAEELHAAEVKVRKELEALNAKLLAEKTALLDSLSGEKGQLQDFQERNAKLTAQKNDLENQLRDIQERLTQEEDARNQLFQQKKKADQEISGLKKDIEDLELNIQKAEQDKATKDHQIRNLNDEIAHQDELINKLNKEKKMQGESNQKTGEELQAAEDKINHLNKVKAKLEQTLDELEDSLEREKKVRGDVEKSKRKVEGDLKLTQEAVADLERNKKELEQTIQRKDKELSSITAKLEDEQVVVGKHQRQIKELQARIEELEEEVEAERQARAKAEKQRADLARELEELGERLEEAGGATSAQIELNKKREAELSKLRRDLEEANIQHESTLANLRKKHNDAVAEMAEQVDQLNKLKAKAEKEKNEYYGQLNDLRAGVDHITNEKAAQEKIAKQLQHTLNEVQSKLDETNRTLNDFDASKKKLSIENSDLLRQLEEAESQVSQLSKIKISLTTQLEDTKRLADEESRERATLLGKFRNLEHDLDNLREQVEEEAEGKADLQRQLSKANAEAQVWRSKYESDGVARSEELEEAKRKLQARLAEAEETIESLNQKCIGLEKTKQRLSTEVEDLQLEVDRANAIANAAEKKQKAFDKIIGEWKLKVDDLAAELDASQKECRNYSTELFRLKGAYEEGQEQLEAVRRENKNLADEVKDLLDQIGEGGRNIHEIEKARKRLEAEKDELQAALEEAEAALEQEENKVLRAQLELSQVRQEIDRRIQEKEEEFENTRKNHQRALDSMQASLEAEAKGKAEALRMKKKLEADINELEIALDHANKANAEAQKNIKRYQQQLKDIQTALEEEQRARDDAREQLGISERRANALQNELEESRTLLEQADRGRRQAEQELADAHEQLNEVSAQNASISAAKRKLESELQTLHSDLDELLNEAKNSEEKAKKAMVDAARLADELRAEQDHAQTQEKLRKALEQQIKELQVRLDEAEANALKGGKKAIQKLEQRVRELENELDGEQRRHADAQKNLRKSERRIKELSFQSEEDRKNHERMQDLVDKLQQKIKTYKRQIEEAEEIAALNLAKFRKAQQELEEAEERADLAEQAISKFRAKGRAGSVGRGASPAPRATSVRPQFDGLAFPPRFDLAPENEF from the exons ATGCCGAAGCCAGCTCCAAATCTTGAGGATGAGGATCCCACCCCATACCTGTTCGTGTCTCTGGAACAGAGACGTATCGATCAATCGAAACCCTATGATTCGAAGAAGAACTGTTGGATCCCCGACGAGAAGGAGGGTTATCTCCTTGGTGAGATCAAGGCCACCAAGGGCGATATCGTCTCCGTCGGCTTGCCTGGTGGAGAG acacGAGACCTCAAGAAAGATCTGCTCCAGCAAGTGAACCCTCCAAAATACGAAAAAGCTGAGGATATGTCCAACTTGACATACCTTAACGATGCCTCTGTGCTCCATAACTTGAGACAGAGATACTACAACAAGCTCATCTAC ACCTACTCTGGTCTTTTCTGCGTTGCCATCAATCCTTACAAGCGCTACCCCGTATATACCAACCGTTGCGCTAAGATGTACCGTGGCAAGCGCCGTAATGAGGTGCCACCCCACATTTTCGCCATCTCTGACGGTGCCTACGTCGACATGTTGACCAACCACGTGAATCAATCTATGTTGATCACCGGTGAGTCTGGTGCCGGAAAGACTGAGAACACCAAGAAGGTCATTGCGTACTTCGCCACTGTTGGCGCTTCCACCAAGAAGGATGAGTCGCAGAAGAACAAGGGTTCCCTGGAAGATCAGGTTGTGCAGACTAACCCTGTGCTTGAGGCTTTCGGTAATGCCAAGACCGTGCGTAACGATAACTCTTCTCGTTTC GGTAAATTCATCCGTATCCACTTCGGACCTACTGGTAAACTGGCTGGTGCTGATATTGAGACCT ATCTGCTGGAGAAGGCCCGTGTCATCTCCCAGCAGTCCCTGGAGCGTTCCTACCACATCTTCTACCAGATCATGTCTGGCTCCGTTGCCGGTGTTAAAG ACATTTGTCTGTTGACCGATAACATCTACGATTACCACATTGTCTCCCAGGGCAAGGTCACTGTACCCAGTATCGATGATGCTGAGGAGTTCTCCCTCACCGAT CAAGCCTTCGACATTCTGGGCTTCACCAAGCAGGAGAAGGAGGATGTGTACAGGATCACCGCCGCTGTCATGCACATGGGTGGCATGAAGTTCAAGCAACGTGGTCGCGAGGAGCAGGCTGAGCAGGACGGTGAGGAGGAGGGTGGCCGTGTGTCCAAGCTGTTCGGCTGCGACACCGCTGAGCTGTACAAGAACTTGCTCAAGCCCCGCATCAAGGTCGGTAACGAGTTCGTCACCCAGGGCCGTAACGTCCAGCAGGTCACCAACTCGATCGgtgccctctgcaagggtgtcTTCGATCGTCTGTTCAAGTGGCTGGTCAAGAAGTGTAACGAGACTCTGGATACCCAGCAGAAGCGTCAGCACTTCATTGGTGTACTGGATATTGCTGGTTTTGAAATCTTCGAC TACAACGGTTTCGAGCAACTGTGTATTAACTTCACCAACGAGAAGTTGCAACAATTCTTCAACCATCACATGTTCGTTTTGGAGCAAGAAGAATACAAGAGGGAAGGTATCGATTGGGCCTTCATCGATTTCGGTATGGACTTGTTGGCCTGTATCGATCTGATTGAAAAG CCTATGGGTATCCTGTCCATCCTTGAAGAAGAGTCTATGTTCCCCAAGGCCACCGATCAGACCTTCTCGGAGAAGCTGACCAACACCCATTTGGGCAAGTCGGCTCCATTCCAGAAGCCCAAGCCCCCAAAGCCCGGCCAGCAGGCTGCCCACTTTGCCATCGGCCATTATGCTGGTGTTGTGGCCTACAACATCACCGGTTGGTTGGAGAAGAACAAGGATCCTCTGAACGACACTGTTGTCGACCAGTTCAAGAAGTCGCAGAACAAGCTGCTGATCGAAATCTTCGCCGATCACGCCGGACAGTCGGGCGGCGGTGAACAGGCCAAGGGAGGTCGTGGCAAGAAGGGCGGTGGCTTCGCCACTGTGTCCTCTGCCTACAAGGAGCAGTTGAACAGCTTGATGACCACTCTGCGCTCCACCCAGCCTCACTTCGTCCGTTGCATCATTCCCAACGAGATGAAGCAGCCTGGACTTGTTGATGCCCACTTGGTCATGCACCAGCTGACCTGTAACGGTGTGCTTGAAGGTATCCGTATTTGCCGTAAGGGCTTCCCCAACAGGATGGTCTACCCTGACTTCAAGATGCG TTACATGATTCTGGCCCCGGCCATCATGGCGGCCGAAAAGGTGGCCAAGACTGCGGCCGGCAAGTGTTTGGAAGCCGTCGGACTGGATCCCGATATGTATCGCATTGGTCACACCAAG GTGTTCTTCCGCGCCGGTGTCCTGGGTCAGATGGAGGAGTTCCGTGATGAGCGTCTGGGCAAGATCATGTCCTGGATGCAGGCCTGGGCCCGTGGTTACCTGTCCCGTAAGGGCTTCAAGAAGCTCCAGGAACAGCGCGTCGCCCTCAAGGTTGTCCAGCGCAATCTGCGCAAATACCTGCAGCTCCGCACCTGGCCATGGTACAAACTGTGGCAGAAGGTCAAGCCCCTCCTCAACGTCAGCCGTATCGAGGATGAGATTGCC CGTCTGGAGGAGAAGGCCAAGAAGGCTGAGGAACTGCATGCCGCTGAAGTGAAAGTACGCAAGGAGCTGGAGGCCCTCAACGCCAAGCTGTTGGCTGAGAAGACCGCCCTGCTGGACTCTCTGTCCGGTGAGAAGGGTCAGCTGCAGGACTTCCAGGAGCGCAACGCCAAGTTGACCGCCCAGAAGAACGACCTCGAGAACCAGCTGCGC GACATCCAAGAGCGCCTGACTCAGGAGGAAGATGCCCGCAACCAGCTGTTCCAGCAGAAGAAGAAGGCCGACCAGGAGATCTCTGGCCTGAAGAAGGACATCGAGGATCTGGAGCTGAACATCCAGAAGGCCGAGCAGGACAAGGCCACCAAGGATCACCAGATCCGCAACTTGAACGACGAGATCGCCCACCAGGATGAGCTCATCAACAAGCTGAACAAGGAGAAGAAGATGCAGGGCGAGTCCAACCAGAAGACTGGTGAGGAACTGCAGGCCGCCGAGGACAAGATCAACCACTTGAACAAGGTTAAGGCCAAGCTCGAGCAGACCCTCGACGAGCTCGAGGACTCTCTGGAGCGCGAGAAGAAGGTGCGCGGCGATGTTGAGAAGTCCAAGCGCAAGGTTGAGGGCGACCTCAAGCTCACCCAGGAGGCTGTTGCCGATCTAGAGCGCAACAAGAAGGAACTGGAGCAGACCATCCAGCGCAAGGACAAGGAGCTATCCTCCATCACCGCCAAGCTCGAGGATGAGCAGGTCGTGGTTGGCAAGCACCAGCGCCAGATCAAGGAACTGCAGGCCCGCATTGAGGAGCTCGAGGAGGAGGTCGAGGCTGAGCGCCAGGCCCGCGCCAAGGCTGAGAAGCAGCGCGCCGATCTGGCCCGCGAGCTTGAGGAATTGGGCGAGCGTCTGGAGGAGGCTGGCGGTGCCACCTCTGCCCAGATTGAGCTCAACAAGAAGCGTGAGGCTGAGCTCAGCAAGCTCCGTCGCGATCTTGAGGAGGCCAACATCCAGCACGAGTCCACCCTGGCTAACCTGCGCAAGAAGCACAACGATGCCGTCGCCGAGATGGCCGAGCAGGTTGATCAGCTCAACAAGCTGAAGGCTAA GGCTGAGAAGGAGAAGAACGAGTACTACGGCCAGTTGAACGATCTGCGTGCCGGTGTCGACCACATTACCAACGAGAAG gcTGCCCAGGAGAAGATCGCCAAGCAGCTGCAGCACACCCTCAACGAAGTCCAGTCCAAATTGGATGAGACCAACAGGACTCTGAACGACTTCGATGCCAGCAAGAAGAAGCTGTCCATTGAGAACTCCGATCTGCTCCGCCAGCTGGAGGAGGCCGAGTCCCAGGTGTCTCAGCTGTCCAAGATCAAGATCTCCCTGACCACCCAGCTTGAGGATACCAAGCGTCTGGCCGATGAGGAGTCCCGCGAGCGCGCCACCCTTCTGGGCAAGTTCCGCAACCTGGAGCACGACCTGGACAACCTGCGCGAACAGGTTGAGGAGGAGGCTGAGGGCAAGGCTGATCTGCAGCGCCAGCTCAGCAAGGCCAACGCCGAGGCCCAGGTCTGGCGTAGCAAGTACGAGTCCGATGGTGTTGCCCGCTCtgaggagctggaggaggcCAAGAGGAAGCTGCAGGCCCGTCTCGCCGAGGCTGAGGAGACCATTGAGTCCCTCAACCAGAAGTGCATCGGCCTGGAGAAGACCAAGCAGCGCCTGTCCACCGAAGTGGAGGATCTGCAGCTGGAGGTCGACCGTGCCAACGCCATTGCCAACGCTGCCGAGAAGAAGCAGAAGGCCTTCGACAAGATCATCGGCGAGTGGAAGCTCAAGGTCGATGATTTGGCCGCTGAGCTGGATGCCTCCCAGAAGGAGTGCCGCAACTACTCCACCGAGCTGTTCCGTCTGAAGGGTGCCTACGAGGAGGGCCAGGAGCAGCTGGAGGCTGTGCGTCGTGAGAACAAGAACTTGGCTGATGAGGTCAAGGATCTGCTCGACCAGATCGGTGAGGGTGGCCGCAACATCCATGAGATCGAGAAGGCCCGCAAGCGCCTGGAGGCTGAGAAGGACGAGCTCCAGGCCGCCCTTGAGGAGGCTGAGGCTGCTCTTGAGCAGGAGGAGAACAAGGTGCTGCGCGCCCAGCTGGAGCTGTCCCAGGTCCGCCAGGAAATCGACCGCCGCATCCAGGAGAAGGAAGAGGAGTTCGAGAACACCCGCAAGAACCACCAGCGCGCCCTCGACTCCATGCAGGCTTCCCTTGAGGCTGAGGCCAAGGGCAAGGCTGAGGCCCTGCGCATGAAGAAGAAGCTGGAGGCTGACATCAACGAGCTGGAGATTGCTCTGGATCATGCCAACAAG GCTAACGCCGAGGCCCAGAAGAACATCAAGCGTTACCAGCAACAGCTTAAGGACATCCAGACCGCCCTCGAGGAGGAGCAGCGCGCCCGCGACGATGCCCGCGAACAGCTGGGTATCTCCGAGCGTCGTGCCAACGCCCTCCAGAACGAACTGGAGGAGTCGCGCACTCTGTTGGAGCAGGCCGACCGTGGCCGTCGCCAGGCCGAGCAGGAACTGGCCGATGCCCACGAGCAGTTGAACGAGGTTTCCGCCCAGAACGCCTCCATCTCCGCTGCCAAGAGGAAGCTGGAGTCTGAGCTGCAGACCCTGCACTCCGACCTGGACGAACTCTTGAACGAGGCCAAGAACTCCGAGGAGAAGGCCAAGAAGGCTATGGTTGATGCCGCCCGCCTGGCTGATGAGCTCCGCGCTGAGCAGGATCATGCCCAGACCCAGGAGAAATTGAGGAAGGCTTTGGAGCAGCAGATCAAGGAGCTCCAGGTCCGTCTCGACGAGGCCGAGGCCAACGCCCTCAAGGGAGGCAAGAAGGCCATCCAGAAGCTGGAGCAGCGCGTCCGCGAGCTCGAGAACGAGCTGGATGGTGAGCAGAGGCGACATGCCGATGCCCAGAAGAACTTGCGCAAGTCTGAGCGCCGCATCAAGGAGCTGAGCTTCCAGTCTGAGGAGGACCGCAAGAACCACGAACGCATGCAGGATCTGGTCGACAAGCTGCAACAGAAGATCAAGACATACAAGAGGCAGATCGAGGAGGCTGAGGAAATCGCTGCCCTCAACTTGGCCAAATTCCGCAAGGCTcagcaggagctggaggaggcTGAGGAGCGTGCCGATCTGGCCGAGCAGGCCATCAGCAAATTCCGCGCCAAGGGACGTGCCGGTTCTGTCGGTCGTGGTGCCAGCCCAGCG CCCCGTGCGACGTCCGTCAGGCCACAATTCGACGGATTGGCCTTCCCACCAAGATTCGACCTTGCTCCTGAAAACGAATTCTAA